ACACGCATTATTCGTTGGGATGAACAAATCATCCGCAATGCGATTCTGCGGGAATTCAATCGCGATGGCCAAGTCTACTTTGTGCATAATCGCGTGCATGACATTGATGCGGTCAAGCGGGCATTGCAGAGTATCGTGCCCGAAGCGCGGATCGTCATCGGCCACGGGCAGATGGCGGAGGGGGAACTCGAAGCGGCAATGCTGAAGTTTGTGCGCAAAGAAGCCGATATCCTGTTGGCGACGACGATCATCGAAAGCGGGTTGGACATTCCCAACGCCAATACCATTTTCATCAATGAGGCGGAGAATTACGGGCTGGCCGATCTGCACCAACTTCGCGGTCGAGTCGGTCGGCAGAAATTACGGGCGTATGCGTATTTGATTCTGCAGCCGAATAAACTGGTCACCGAAACCGCCGCCAAACGCCTCAAGGCCATCGAAGAATTCACCGACTTGGGCGCGGGCTTCAAGATTGCCATGCGGGATCTGGAAATTCGCGGGGCGGGGAACATTCTGGGCAACGAACAGAGCGGGCACATCGCCAGCGTTGGCTATGAGTTGTACTGCCAACTGTTGGAGAATGCGGTTCGCGGCATGAAGAAGTTGCCGTTGAAGACGCCGCTGGAAGTCAATCTGGATTTGCCGTGGCCGGCGTATCTGCCTCGGGAATATGTGCCGACTCAGAAATTGCGGATCGAAGTCTATCGCCGATTGGCTCGAATTCGGGATCTTCGCAAGCTCGACGATTTCCGCGAAGAACTCCGCGACCGCTACGGGGCGCTGCCCGATCCGGCGGAGTGGCTGTTGCGGCAGACCGAGATTCGCTTGCTTGCGGCACGCTGGCAGGTGCAGAGTATCCACCGAGACAACCGCGAGTTGGCATTCACGTATCGCGTGGCGAAACGCATCCACGAATTGGTCAAGCTCAGCGGCGGCCAAATTCGCGTCATCGACGAAAAGACGGCCTTCATGCGGTTGACCCCCGCAGACGACGACAATCCGACTTTGTACGACCGGTTACGATCGCTCTTGCGAATTGGAATGGATCCGGTATAAGCCCCGCGAATCCTCGACATGGATGTTCGAGGACGAGGAACATGGCTTCGACCAAATTTGCGACGACTCAGGGAAGAGGGGACTAGCCATGGCGAGCGACTGCCGACGGAAACCTTCGCTGGGCAGTTTGCTGCTGTTCACCGGCCACGTGGGGTTGCTGGTGGGATGTGCAGCACCCATCCATTCCGGTTCGGCACGCGGCCAAAGTCCGCAGCCGGCCCCACTCGTGCGACCGAACGCATTGCCGCCCAGCGTGATTCAAGCGGAAACGATGCAAGGGCTGGGAGCGCCGGTTGGACAGCCGATTGGACGCACGCGCATTCTCGATTCCGAAGTGGTCCCCGCCGCGCCAACGGTCAACAATCCCACGGGAGAAGTGCTGCGGATGTCCAAGCCGGCGGGTGCCAGCGAAGTGCTGCCGATTGCCGCCAGTGCCGCAGCCGCTCCGCTGACGCAACCCGTGGTGCGACTCGTCGCCTACGTTGGGGATACGCCGATCTACGATTCCGAAGTGCGCGAGTCGCTCAATCAGCGGGTTGGCGAAATCCTCAACGTCCCGGAATTGGATCGTCCCAAACGCGAAGCGGAAATCTACCGCGAAGAACTCAAGCGGATCATCGAACGTGAGTTAATTATCACCGATATGACGGTGAAGCTGAAAAAGGTCCGCCCGGACTTGCTCGAACAGTTGGAAGCGGACGCTCAGAAAGACGCGGACAAGCGCCTGATGACGTTCCGCAAGACGCGGAAAATTCCTTCGGATGACGAGTTCAAGAAATTGCTGCAAAGTCAGGGGCTGACCCTCGAAGGGATGCGTCGGCAGATGGCGCGTGGCTTCATGATGAACGAATACATTCGCAACCTGATTGGCCCGCGCACGCAGCGGATCAGCCTGACCGAAATCCGCGACTATTACGACGATAATCCGAATGAGTTCGCGACAGCGGATTCTGTGGTGTGGAACGATTTGTTCTTGCGATGGGACAAATTCGCGTCACCGGCAGAGGCTCGCAAGTTCGCAGCGCAGGTGATCAGCCGCGCACGTCAGGGCGAAGATTTTGTCGCCATGGTGAAGCAATACGACCACGGCGACAGTAGCTTCCGCGAAGGGTTGGGGTTGGGGAACAAGCGAGGCGAGATTCGCCCGGCGGAAGTGGAGACGCTCGTTTTTTCGCTCAAGCCTGGTGAAGTCGGCCCACCGGTGGAAATGGACGGCGGGTTGCACATCGTTCGCGTGGTCAAACGCGATTACGCGGGTCGCAAGCCATTCGATGTCAACACGCAGAAAGAAATCCGCAACAAGTTGAGTGGGAAAATTGCGGAAGTGGAATATCGGCGGATCATTCAGGACTTGCAGACTCGCACGCCGATTGTGTTCTATCCCAATGAGAAATAAGCGGTTGCGCGTGCAGCCAATGGCCAATCGGCTGCACGAGTTCCCGAAAGATGTCAGTCGGTAGACAGACTGTCTGCCAGCGAGGCGAGCGTTGCCGCATCCACCGGCGATAGCTCGCCACAGTCACGCCTCGCAGCAAGTAGCGTTGCCCACCATGCGACCAGAGATCGGCGGTCGATTCCGGCAGGCGTAATTCGTCGGTCAGTGCATATGCGAAGACCAGCAATGCCTCGGCATTGGGACCGAGCGCATCCGCCCAGATGGTCAGCCCATCAATATCCGCTTGTGTGACCCAGTTTTCCCAGACCCGCCGCGGATGTTCGGGCGTGCCACCAGGGAAGCGGCGACCTTTGACATCGATCACCAATCGCGGCCGATTCGGGGGAAGCACGACGAAATCGACCGACTTCACCGACTCCGCTCCGCCGATACTGCGATGCGCTTCATCGACCCGGAAGTACGGCAGAGCCGCTGCCCGGAGATACGCCTCGAATGCGGATTCATAGGCCAAGCCGCGTTCCATGGTGGAGTGTCTCCGGGTTCCTCCCGAACATCTGATTTCCCAACGGGTTGCGTCACCCGTTCGCGGATGTCATGCGGGCTTTAAGTGGGCCTGCAAGGTGGCGACCAGGTCGGCTTCGGCGACGCTGATTTCCTGACGCGCGGCCAAGTCTTTGACCTTAACGATGCCCGCTTGAAATTCGTCATCGCCTGCCACGATCGCAAATCGGAATCCGCGTTTCTCGGCATAGCTGAATTGTTTGCCGAGTTTGGTGGCTTCCGGGAATACCTCCACGCCGATGCCCGCGCCGCGCAGCATCCGGGCGATTCGCTGATAATCGCCGAGACGTGCTTGCGAAAACTGCACCACAAATACAGGGGCAGCGGTCGATGTTTTGGGCAACAGTGCGAGCGTTTCCATGGCCGCCAGCAGTCGGTCCAGACCGAGCGACGCTCCGACACCGGGCAGCGCTTGCTTCGTGTACAACCCCGCTAGATTATCATAGCGACCACCCGAACAAACGCTACCAATTTTCGGCAGATCGTCCAGGAATGTCTCGTAGATGGTTCCCGTGTAGTAATCCAACCCACGGCAGATGGCCAGATCGAGCACGAGATTCTTCTCCGGCACCCCCGCGCGAGCGGTGACGGCGAGCAGCTCCCGCAGTCGGGCGATCCCTTCGGCAGTCTGCGGATTCTTCCCGAAATCGGCATCAATTTGATTCAAAATGTCAACATTGCTGCCGGTGGTTTCCGCCAAGCGGAGCACCGCTTCGGCTTGTTCGCGGGTGACGCCGGCGTGGTTCTCGGCACCGTCCATCATCTCGGCAATCACGCCTTCGCGGCCAATCTTCGCCAGTTTGTCCAAGGCTCGTAGCAGCGGTACGGCCTGATTCGACAGGCCGAGTTGTTCCAGTAATCCGTTGAGAACCAGCCGGTTGTTGACGCGGATGGTGAAATTTTCAAAGCCCAACGCTCGCATCAGGTCGAATATCACCAACGAGGTTTCAATGTCGGCGGCGTTCGAGGTGGTGCCGATGGTGTCGAAATCGCACTGCACGAATTCCCGGTAGCGACCCGCCGAGGTGTTCTCGCCACGCCAAACGGGGCCCATGGCATACCGCTTAAATGGCGTGCCGAGTTGGCCAATGTGCTGGGCGGCAAATCGGGCGAATGGCACCGTAAGATCGAAGCGCAGCGCGACATCTCGGTCGCCATGATCTTTGAAGCGATAGACGATTCGGTCGGATTCTTCGCCGCCTTTGCCCAGAAGAATTTCGGCATATTCCATGGCCGGAGTGTCGATTGGGGAAAAGCCATACGAACGATACACCTTGCGGGCTTGTTCGAGCAAATGTTCGCGCGGCAACATCAATTCAGGGGGATAATCTCGAAAGCCCTTCAATGTCCGCGGTTCGATCAAGTTCGACACAGCACACGCTCCTCGTCCGAAATTGCGATTCAAGCCTTCATTCTAGGGAGTGCCCGCAACTGCGGACAGGTTCGGCCCGTGGTCCCACTCCGCCGAGTTGGGCAAAACCGCGTGCGAAAGCTCATCCGAATGGCGCGAATGTAGCGATCTTCCGTTCTCGTTTGCAGGAAAGCTGTTGCGGCAAAGCCTTGACCCTTGACGAATCGGTTGTTAGCGTGAAGGCTGATGGGTTGTGCCGTTCGGCGACAACTTGCAGAAATGGCCCGTCTTCCGGGGATATCGATGAACCGTTCTCGCATCACCGTGGGGTGCCTCGCCCTGCTGACGCTCGCCGTGTGTGCCAGTTGGCAGCCGCTGCCAGCCCAGGATTTTAGCAAAGTCGTGCCACGCCCCAAAACCGATGTCGAAGGGCTGGTCACCGACTTCCGCGAAGGTAACAAGCCGATCCGCGAATCTAGCAAAGCGGTGACCGATGCCAATCTCGCCGCCATCAATGCCATGGCCGAATGGTTGGTCTATCGCTTGACCAATCCCGATTCGATCACCGACACCATTCCGCCGCCACCCGCTCCGACTCGGGTGGTGAACCTCGTCGAAGATTCGCGCCGATATTTCTGGTTCCCGTGGACGGGGCAAACGTCCGTGTTTCCGACGTATGCCGGTGGGTTGTCCCCGAGTTGGCGAGCGCCAACGGATGCCCAAAAAGCCTATGTCACCGAATTTGGTGCGGCGATTCTGAAGCATTTGAAGGTGGTGGTGAAGCATCCCAAGCCGATCGTGCGGGTCAATGCCGGGCGATTCATGACGCTGCTGGCACAGACCGGCTACGATGGCATGGCCGAATGGCTGATCGAAATCATCGAAGGGGCCAACGAACCGCTCGAACTGAAGATTTACGCATTTGAAGCGTTCAAATACATGCTCGCGGTTCGCAATCCCAAGCGGCCGAACACTACAGTCATTTTCGACCTGGCCCGGCAAAAGAAAGTCGTCGAAGCACTCAGCAAGGCCATCGTGGAAGTGCCCGATTTCCAAGCGCCCGCCGCAGGATCACCTCAAGCGGCCACCAATGCTGGCAAAGATTTGATTGATCGCATGCGAGTGTTTGCGTTTAAGCGGCGTAAGGCGACCGAAGCGCTGGCCTCGATGCCGCAAAGCGTGATTCGCGATGACCTCGACCGAGTTGCCGCCCGACCGGCCTACACCCTGATGATGGTGGCCGTCAACGATCGCCGATTGGCGCCGGAAGCCCCGTTCCGCGAACGAGTTGAGGCGCTGATCGGCGTCTGCAACATGGTGCCGGATGAGCGCATGAACATGGACTACGCCACCTTCGGTGTGGCGATTCTGCTGCAAGAATTCGTCCAGGAACGATCCCAAGGCCGCAATTCGCTCCCCTGGAAAATGACCGCCGCCCGAATCAAAGAAGCCATGAATCAATGGCGCAATCTGGCCAACGCCAAGAATGTCGACAAGAAAGAACTCGTGGTCGAACTGGATAAAATCGCCACGGAAATCATGACGCCGATCATGGATAAAGGGTTGGAGGCTCAAGTGAATGCCGACCGGCTCAATCGCTGGATCGGCGATCATCGCCCCATGGTGGATACCCTCTTCGGCGACGAGCCGAAATTGGCACTCTACCCGCGCATCTTCGGAAATTGACTTGCGATTCCTTCGGAAATCACGGACAATTCCAGGGTGGATGGTCCGTGATTTCGTCCATTCTCAAACATCTCCTTCATTGAGGTGCGAACGCGCATGCGTTACTGGAACATTCCTATTCTCGCACTGCTGATGCTGACGCTATCGATTGCATCTGCGCGAGCTGATTTTCTGGTGATCCGCGTTCTCCTCAACGACGGGTCCAACGCCACTACCGGATATCCTGGCGGCGAAGGTGGTTATCCCGGTGGCATCGGCCCAATGGGTCCTGGCGGCATCGGTCCAATGGGGCCAGGTGGCTTCGGTCCGATGGGGCCTGGTGGCTTCGGCCCGATGGGTCCTGGCGGCATCGGCCCAATGGGACCGGGCGGCTCCGGCTATCCTCCCGGCGGCTTCGGCCCGATGGGACCAGGCGGCGGTCGCGGCGGTGATTCCGGTGGGGCAGGCATCCTCGGTGTGGCACCCGGCGGCTCTGGATACCCCGGAGCAGAAGGCGGCGGGCGCGGGGGACGTGGTCCAGGTGGTCCCGGCATGGGGGCCCCGGGACTTGGCGGCCCCGGCATGGGCGCTCCCGGAATGATTGGCCCCGGCATGGGTGGCCCTGGTCTGCCGGGGGGACAAGGCGGAACCGATGCCAAGCCCAAACTGAAATTCGATCCGCGAACCATGCTGATGGCGGTCGTTCGCCTGAAAGCGGCCCCCACCACTTCGGTCCTCGGTGGGCAGCCGTTCCTGCAAGTGCAACACGATTTCGATGGCAAGACGTACATCTATAAGGATAGCAGCATTCTGGTCGATGCCGTCAAACGCAAATCCATCAACGATGTCTGGCGTGAGCGATTCATCCTGTTGGAACGCAACCGCGTGCCGGCCAAGATTTTTGAAGAAGCCGAATGGACGCTTCGCAATGGGCTGATCGAGGAATCCGGTCGATTGTTGACCGAACTGTCCAAGATGTTGCCGACCGCCCGCGACAAGATGAATCCGCGGCAAATCGCGGCGGCTGAAGCATTTGAGAAGTTGAAACCAGAATTAGATAAACCGTCCGCAGACGATACCGCGACTGTCGATGAATGGATGGCCCGGCTCAACTATCGGCAAGCCGCCCGAAGCGAACACTATGTCATGCTCCACAACGGGGAAAGTGCTCAATCCCCGGAAGTGACGCGCAAACTCGACATGCTCGAAGAAAATCGCAAGCTGTTCTACTACTGGTTCGCTCTGAATGGTCGTGCGCTTCCGGTCAACTCCACCAAGCTGTTGACCGTGCAAACCGAACGCATGAATGACTTTAACGACGCTCAACTGGCACTTGGGGCCGATGCGCTCACAACCGATGCATTCCTGGCCCTGCGTCAGAATATCGTCGTGTTTGCCCCGCATCGACTCGATTACGCCTATCAGAACTTCATGCAAGTGACCCGGAAAATCGAGCAAGACGGCTGGCAACTCTCGAACCTGCTCAAGGGCGAAGTGCCCCGCACCAGCGGTGGCCAAAAATCGACCGGGGAATTGGTGGCGCGAGCGCAAACCCTTGCCCTGATGGAACGTGCGTTGATCCAAGAATCCGAGCAATCCTCCGTATCCCACGAAGGTAGCCGACAATTGCTGGTTGCCGCCGGACTCATGCCCCGGTTCGTCGATGCACCCGAATGGCTCCGATTTGGCTCGGCGGCATTCTTCGAAGCACCCAAGGGACCATTCCCCAGCGAAACGTCCGCCGTCAAAGTCGCCTTCTGGCGTACCCCCGCATCCCCATCGTGGGCCTATGCGAAGTATTTCAACGATCTCGATCAAGCAAAGAAGTGGGGCAAAACGCCGTCCGAATTGCTCCGTGAAACGCTGACCGATGCCATTTTCCGCCGCGCTCGGGCGGGATTGTCTACCACCGAACAACGCTACGAAAATCGGGAAAAAGCACTCAAAAAGCGGGACGACGATCAAGCCCTCAGTCGGACGCTTGCCTGGTCGTTGGCGTACTATCTGATGAAGGATCAACCCGCGAAACTCGACGCACTCGTACAAGAATTGCGTGGATTGCCACGTGATTTGGATTTCGATGATGAATCGAAGGTGCTCATTTTCGCACGAGCAATGGGGTTTGCTCCCAACGATAAGGTCGATCCCGTTGGCATGCGCAACTTCGCCGAAGGCTGGTTCCGCTTCATGCGAACCCAGCAGGCTCCGGTGGTTGATGTTGTGCTGGATGACTCGCTGGTCACCAACCCGAGCAGCAACCCCAACGGTGGTTATCCGGGTGGTCCCGGTGGCAGTCCAGCTGGCCCTCCGGGTAGTCCGGGTGGGCCCGGCTTCCCGGGTGGTCCCGGGGCCGGTGGTGCAGCGTTGCCCGGTGGCCGAGGCGGTCGCTGATCCCATCCTAATCGGATGAGTCGAAGACATTTCCCCCGTCGCAGTCTCGGAAGCGAGTTGCGGCGGGGGAATTTTTTTGGAATTTGCGGGATTTGTGGATTGTCAGGGTGTTTGAGCTGGGGTATACATACTGACATTGACTGATCGGATTATCAGGAATGGACGTGTGGATATCCAGCAGCATCTGTCAACCCATGAGAACTCACCATGCTCGCGCAACTCACGACGTTTGCGCTCCAAGGGATTGATGCCATTCGCGTGGAAGTCGAAGTCGATGTCGCGGGAGGACTTCCCAAGACCGTCATCGTCGGACTTCCCGATCTCACCGTCCGCGAAAGTGTCCATCGCATTGAACGGGCACTCGAAAATCTGGAATATGTTCGCCCCACCGGCCGAACGATTGTCAATCTTGCTCCGGCCGATCTCCGCAAAGACG
This DNA window, taken from Tuwongella immobilis, encodes the following:
- a CDS encoding HYExAFE family protein; protein product: MERGLAYESAFEAYLRAAALPYFRVDEAHRSIGGAESVKSVDFVVLPPNRPRLVIDVKGRRFPGGTPEHPRRVWENWVTQADIDGLTIWADALGPNAEALLVFAYALTDELRLPESTADLWSHGGQRYLLRGVTVASYRRWMRQRSPRWQTVCLPTDIFRELVQPIGHWLHAQPLISHWDRTQSACESASPE
- a CDS encoding DUF1570 domain-containing protein, yielding MRYWNIPILALLMLTLSIASARADFLVIRVLLNDGSNATTGYPGGEGGYPGGIGPMGPGGIGPMGPGGFGPMGPGGFGPMGPGGIGPMGPGGSGYPPGGFGPMGPGGGRGGDSGGAGILGVAPGGSGYPGAEGGGRGGRGPGGPGMGAPGLGGPGMGAPGMIGPGMGGPGLPGGQGGTDAKPKLKFDPRTMLMAVVRLKAAPTTSVLGGQPFLQVQHDFDGKTYIYKDSSILVDAVKRKSINDVWRERFILLERNRVPAKIFEEAEWTLRNGLIEESGRLLTELSKMLPTARDKMNPRQIAAAEAFEKLKPELDKPSADDTATVDEWMARLNYRQAARSEHYVMLHNGESAQSPEVTRKLDMLEENRKLFYYWFALNGRALPVNSTKLLTVQTERMNDFNDAQLALGADALTTDAFLALRQNIVVFAPHRLDYAYQNFMQVTRKIEQDGWQLSNLLKGEVPRTSGGQKSTGELVARAQTLALMERALIQESEQSSVSHEGSRQLLVAAGLMPRFVDAPEWLRFGSAAFFEAPKGPFPSETSAVKVAFWRTPASPSWAYAKYFNDLDQAKKWGKTPSELLRETLTDAIFRRARAGLSTTEQRYENREKALKKRDDDQALSRTLAWSLAYYLMKDQPAKLDALVQELRGLPRDLDFDDESKVLIFARAMGFAPNDKVDPVGMRNFAEGWFRFMRTQQAPVVDVVLDDSLVTNPSSNPNGGYPGGPGGSPAGPPGSPGGPGFPGGPGAGGAALPGGRGGR
- the hisS gene encoding histidine--tRNA ligase, which codes for MIEPRTLKGFRDYPPELMLPREHLLEQARKVYRSYGFSPIDTPAMEYAEILLGKGGEESDRIVYRFKDHGDRDVALRFDLTVPFARFAAQHIGQLGTPFKRYAMGPVWRGENTSAGRYREFVQCDFDTIGTTSNAADIETSLVIFDLMRALGFENFTIRVNNRLVLNGLLEQLGLSNQAVPLLRALDKLAKIGREGVIAEMMDGAENHAGVTREQAEAVLRLAETTGSNVDILNQIDADFGKNPQTAEGIARLRELLAVTARAGVPEKNLVLDLAICRGLDYYTGTIYETFLDDLPKIGSVCSGGRYDNLAGLYTKQALPGVGASLGLDRLLAAMETLALLPKTSTAAPVFVVQFSQARLGDYQRIARMLRGAGIGVEVFPEATKLGKQFSYAEKRGFRFAIVAGDDEFQAGIVKVKDLAARQEISVAEADLVATLQAHLKPA
- a CDS encoding peptidylprolyl isomerase, which encodes MASDCRRKPSLGSLLLFTGHVGLLVGCAAPIHSGSARGQSPQPAPLVRPNALPPSVIQAETMQGLGAPVGQPIGRTRILDSEVVPAAPTVNNPTGEVLRMSKPAGASEVLPIAASAAAAPLTQPVVRLVAYVGDTPIYDSEVRESLNQRVGEILNVPELDRPKREAEIYREELKRIIERELIITDMTVKLKKVRPDLLEQLEADAQKDADKRLMTFRKTRKIPSDDEFKKLLQSQGLTLEGMRRQMARGFMMNEYIRNLIGPRTQRISLTEIRDYYDDNPNEFATADSVVWNDLFLRWDKFASPAEARKFAAQVISRARQGEDFVAMVKQYDHGDSSFREGLGLGNKRGEIRPAEVETLVFSLKPGEVGPPVEMDGGLHIVRVVKRDYAGRKPFDVNTQKEIRNKLSGKIAEVEYRRIIQDLQTRTPIVFYPNEK